Proteins from one Mytilus galloprovincialis chromosome 11, xbMytGall1.hap1.1, whole genome shotgun sequence genomic window:
- the LOC143050749 gene encoding IgGFc-binding protein-like yields MALSYTPARGSLIGIVSTKDNTVVNLHLRITGSLSYKAKVYTNSDILTVTLNKGMTFVVSHKSDMTGTFIKSTKPISVISGNQCAFLGYSGYNGDCSPLREQLIPIEKWGKEFIVPSLNFEKPESILRIVANESNTKVSVVSNLTSISRFIFHGDFIDIVMKTDGPLYVKSSRPILTAIFGYNAFGKGHGNSKEGFLTLVPSLTHYKEKHMIVVPYTYIEDAYLSFDIACGETWSNRTGNQRFISITTDSFVKNDILYNGSPLSHVKYITTRTVVVKNMIYSSITIPSQVGYQTLQSVSGKQMFGVIVYGACWSNLFGYGFPGGFNL; encoded by the coding sequence ATGGCATTATCATACACACCTGCAAGAGGTAGTCTGATAGGAATAGTATCAACTAAGGATAATACTGTGGTTAATTTACATCTGAGAATAACTGGAAGTTTGTCCTACAAAGCAAAAGTCTACACTAATTCGGACATTTTAACAGTTACACTTAACAAGGGAATGACTTTTGTTGTATCCCATAAAAGTGACATGACAGGGACATTTATTAAGAGTACAAAACCTATATCTGTTATCTCAGGAAATCAGTGTGCATTTTTAGGATATTCTGGTTATAACGGTGATTGCTCGCCATTGAGGGAGCAACTAATTCCAATTGAGAAATGGGGAAAGGAATTCATTGTTccatctttaaattttgaaaaaccaGAAAGTATTTTAAGGATAGTAGCTAATGAATCGAACACTAAAGTGTCTGTAGTAAGTAATCTAACATCTATATCTCGATTCATATTCCATGGAGATTTTATAGATATTGTTATGAAAACTGATGGACCATTATATGTCAAATCGAGTCGTCCAATTCTAACCGCTATTTTTGGATACAATGCGTTTGGGAAAGGACATGGAAATTCTAAAGAAGGTTTTCTAACATTAGTTCCGTCTTTGACACATTATAAAGAAAAACACATGATTGTAGTACCATATACGTATATTGAGGACGCGTATTTGTCTTTTGATATAGCATGTGGAGAAACTTGGTCTAATAGAACTGGTAATCAgcgttttatttcaattacaacagattcttttgtcaaaaatgatattttgtataaCGGTTCACCACTAAGTCATGTAAAATACATAACCACAAGGACTGTTGTTGTGAAGAATATGATTTATTCTTCGATTACTATTCCTTCACAAGTTGGTTATCAAACTCTACAAAGCGTATCAGGGAAGCAAATGTTTGGAGTCATAGTGTATGGTGCATGTTGGAGTAACTTATTTGGTTATGGATTTCCAGGAGGTTTCAATCTATAG
- the LOC143052139 gene encoding uncharacterized protein LOC143052139 — protein sequence MSLTEEETNFLRLTILVIKLSPKAVRVLFDNKFPPTDLTNILKRKLSKLKSLNDKKIINLAQWDLLYPANKGSGTFDLTLLICLLRNIATPAIRKPGTGFDQLPNNHDITEGADLARIKYYRNLIAHNTDGTFNYTEFNTAWNGLSQAISRLGFGRYDQDSNDLRIACLDGSDREVYREVLNTNQKLEQLRVELKEEREKTVPWTEQDRIDKRIQRWEEKDKKFIETASYDAIWTGIEQNQCVLVTGNSGAGKSAVIHHVALKLRNIGYKILPIIQPGDIFRYHNPNISQVFVCDDACGKYYADTAIIEEWIRFEEDLKLLFDNTDMKLLINTRLIVSQDECFKMMLFLDPCIVNLNSPHHRLSLPERKAILNRHLLNEDDDVENDEADEIQISQESLESQNCFPLLCELFGENKSLRNNPEAFFSKPFEEYSKNLERLKMNKRSLKYCALAILVVFNDNLTVKMLSDLEIDKEDEEKIDAICGKVGQPKGTSRQSIMEELESLENIYVRKVNGKFRSLHDKMFDFLSSKIGPTVGLCLLKYSPCTFIRERVRLYGGQKDDDENIILLDSAYEDDYFKRMFADIMDGNIKDVFFNKQMQDRSFEDALLKQFKRMNDDDLEKMMKKSGDYSKTCGNSFQRSNSTIVSFPNLTNSSEDMDEIAKFHLSYMNSLLYQEETSTFHWLMAQGLDRAFSYVLERFPKYVKEKIMQNYNLCVSLAALQGRTEILSELLMKYPREAFEKDANDKRYYPIFIFVCFTGNLKLVKFLHMRDLIYPEKTESGESALWVAAYSGQIDVLEFLIKYLKEFPFLKEFRINSVNKQYVTPLFIASQRGHVEIVKLLLQNGADVNKCKKNGASPLFVACHEGHLEIVKLLHKSKADVNLCKHQKLLGEADQIGLEIKGCISPLFIACKIGNSKIVQFLLDHDADTEISTEIGKTPLFIALQNSHEEIARLLIEGKCNVNQSMANGYIPLTVVAGKGQVKIIQMLIENGASVNISNHETISSKSICEKNIPCNNNIPPSPLSMASLNNHFDVVKVLIQNGADIDYRGVEGATALFEASERGNIEVVKYLLSMKASVNIPTYRGRTPLFVAVQRRLHQIATILLENNADVNLCREDGVSPLLRATIHGDAKLIKLLLKNKADPNLATSEGLYPIMYAARQGHTEILLLIIKSGAQMEAKNSKHQTPLWIAAFYGQKDCMQCLLDYHADIFSTDQDEESVLLASSRHADVSLIQCLIDAGSNVNLCNKKGISPLFRAVELGNLNVAKYLISAGANVNLQTTDNDSALIIAGRMSNLEMVELLLHNKADVDATNRKGHSCLWEAVLNGNKHIVSLLLDNGANCEITIEGKTSIVLAEELNYYDIADLLIEKRGRLKQWLRTFGWLMSLYSKVNSTV from the exons ATGTCACTGACAGAAGAAGAAACTAACTTCCTGCGGCTTACCATCCTTGTAATCAAGTTGTCACCTAAGGCTGTCAGAGTTTTGTTTGATAACAAATTTCCTCCAACAGATCTGACGAATatcttaaaaagaaaattatccaAGTTAAAAAGTTTGAATGACAAGAAAATTATCAACCTTGCACAATGGGATCTGTTGTATCCAGCCAATAAGG GATCTGGTACCTTTGATTTGACTTTGCTCATCTGTTTGCTCAGAAACATAGCAACACCTGCTATAAGAAAACCTGGAACAGGGTTTGATCAACTACCAAATAATCATGATATAACAGAAGGGGCTGATTTGGCCAGAATCAAATATTACAGAAATCTTATTGCCCATAATACTGATGGAACATTTAATTATACTGAGTTTAACACAGCATGGAATGGCTTATCTCAG GCGATTAGTAGATTAGGATTTGGTCGATATGACCAAGATTCTAATGACCTAAGAATAGCTTGTTTGGATGGTTCTGACAGAGAAGTCTACAGAGAAGTACTTAATACAAACCAAAAACTAGAACAGCTGAGAGTAGAACTCAAAGAAGAACGAGAAAAAACAGTACCCTGGACAGAGCAAG ataGAATTGACAAGAGAATTCAACGATGGGAAGAGAAGGACAAAAAGTTTATAGAAACGGCTTCATATGATGCTATCTGGACAGGGATTGAGCAGAATCAGTGTGTATTGGTAACAGGGAATTCTGGGGCTGGGAAATCTGCAGTCATACATCATGTGGCTCTTAAGCTTAGGAACATAGGGTATAAAATACTCCCAATTATACAGCCAGGTGACATTTTCCGATATCATAATCCTAATATATCACAAGTTTTTGTGTGTGACGATGCTTGTGGAAAATATTATGCAGATACTGCTATTATTGAGGAATGGATCAGGTTTGAAGAGGATttgaaacttttatttgataacaCTGATATGAAACTCCTAATTAATACAAGACTTATTGTTTCTCAAGATGAATGCTTTAAAATGATGTTATTCTTAGACCCGTGCATAGTAAATCTTAATAGTCCACATCATAGATTAAGTTTGCCTGAAAGAAAGGCAATTTTAAATAGGCATCTTTTAAATGAAGATGATGATGTTGAAAATGATGAAGCTGATGAAATTCAGATAAGCCAAGAAAGTTTGGAAAGTCAAAATTGTTTTCCACTTTTGTGTGAATTATTTGGGGAAAACAAATCTTTGAGAAACAATCCTGAGGCATTCTTTTCAAAGCCCTTTGAAGAATATAGCAAAAATTTAGAAAGACTTAAAATGAACAAAAGGTCACTAAAATACTGTGCCTTAGCAATTTTAGTTGTTTTTAATGATAATTTGACTGTGAAAATGTTGTCAGATTTAGAAATAGATAAGGAAGATGAAGAAAAAATTGATGCAATATGTGGAAAAGTAGGTCAACCAAAAGGCACTTCAAGGCAAAGTATTATGGAAGAACTTGAAAGTTTGGAAAATATTTATGTGAGAAAAGTCAATGGAAAGTTCAGAAGCCTGCATGACAAGATGTTTGACTTCCTCTCATCAAAAATAGGGCCAACTGTTGGACTTTGCTTATTGAAATACTCTCCGTGTACATTTATTAGAGAAAGAGTAAGACTTTATGGAGGTCAAAAAGATGATGATGAAAATATAATTCTTCTTGATAGTGCATATGAAGATGACTATTTCAAAAGAATGTTTGCAGATATTATGGATGGTAATATAAAAGATGtatttttcaataaacaaatgCAAGATAGATCTTTTGAAGATGCTCTACTCAAACAGTTTAAAAGAATGAATGATGATGATCTTGAAAAGATGATGAAGAAAAGCGGGGATTATTCAAAAACTTGTGGAAATTCCTTCCAAAGAAGCAATTCTACAATTGTTTCATTTCCGAACCTTACCAATTCATCTGAAGACATGGATGAAATAGCAAAGTTTCATCTTTCTTACATGAATTCTTTACTTTACCAAGAGGAGACTAGCACTTTTCATTGGTTGATGGCTCAAGGATTAGACAGAGCTTTTAGCTATGTTTTAGAACGGTTTCCAAAATATGTTAAAGAGAAAATTATGCAGAACTATAACCTGTGTGTCTCGTTAGCAGCTCTACAAGGACGAACTGAAATTTTGAGTGAACTGTTAATGAAATATCCACGTGAGGCATTTGAGAAGGATGCCAATGATAAAAGATACTACCCAATATTCATATTTGTGTGTTTTACTGGAAACCTTAAACTGGTTAAATTTTTGCACATGAGAGACCTAATATATCCTGAAAAGACAGAATCGGGAGAATCTGCTCTTTGGGTTGCTGCCTATTCAGGGCAGATTGATGTATTAGAGTTccttattaaatatttaaaggagTTCCCTTTTTTAAAGGAGTTCCGTATTAATTCTGTAAACAAGCAATATGTGACTCCACTCTTCATTGCTTCACAAAGAGGACATGTTGAAATTGTAAAACTTCTTCTTCAGAATGGTGCAGACGTaaataaatgtaagaaaaatGGAGCATCTCCACTGTTTGTTGCGTGTCATGAAGGACATCTGGAAATTGTGAAATTACTACATAAATCAAAAGCTGATGTTAACTTATGCAAACATCAGAAATTATTAGGTGAGGCTGATCAAATTGGGCTTGAAATTAAGGGGTGTATCTCACCATTGTTCATAGCTTGTAAAATTGGAAATTCAAAAATTGTGCAATTTCTACTGGATCATGATGCTGATACAGAGATCTCAACAGAGATTGGTAAAACTCCGCTTTTCATTGCATTACAAAACAGTCATGAAGAAATTGCAAGACTTTTAATTGAAGGAAAATGTAATGTCAATCAAAGTATGGCTAATGGGTACATACCATTGACAGTAGTTGCTGGAAAAGGGCAGGTCAAAATCATCCAAATGTTGATCGAAAATGGAGCTAGTGTAAATATCAGCAATCATGAAACAATTAGTTCAAAATCAATCTGTGAGAAGAATATTCCATGCAACAACAACATTCCTCCAAGTCCACTTTCTATGGCTTCTTTAAACAATCACTTCGACGTAGTGAAAGTTTTGATACAAAATGGAGCAGATATAGATTACCGAGGTGTCGAGGGTGCTACTGCCTTATTTGAAGCATCTGAAAGAGGAAATATTGAAGTGGTGAAATATCTTCTATCAATGAAAGCCTCAGTTAATATACCTACCTATAGGGGACGAACACCACTGTTTGTTGCAGTGCAAAGGAGATTACATCAAATAGCCACTATACTCCTTGAGAACAATGCTGATGTTAATCTATGCAGAGAGGACGGTGTTAGTCCACTTTTGAGGGCAACCATTCATGGTGATGCTAAGCTTATTAAACTTCTATTGAAAAACAAAGCTGATCCAAATCTGGCAACTTCAGAAGGACTTTACCCAATAATGTATGCAGCAAGACAAGGACATACTGAAATATTACTCTTAATAATCAAATCAGGTGCCCAAATGGAGGCAAAAAATAGTAAACATCAAACACCATTATGGATAGCAGCCTTCTATGGTCAAAAGGATTGCATGCAATGTTTGCTAGATTATCATGCAGATATTTTTTCAACTGACCAGGATGAAGAATCGGTGCTGTTGGCTTCTAGTCGACATGCAGATGTTTCATTAATACAATGCCTCATTGATGCTGGGTCAAATGTAAATTTATGTAATAAAAAGGGCATCAGTCCACTGTTTAGGGCAGTAGAACTTGGGAACTTGAATGTTGCTAAGTATCTAATTAGTGCAGGAGCTAATGTGAACTTACAAACTACTGACAATGATTCTGCTTTAATCATTGCAGGACGTATGTCAAACTTAGAGATGGTGGAACTGTTGTTACACAATAAAGCAGATGTTGATGCCACAAATCGGAAAGGACACTCGTGTCTGTGGGAAGCTGTACTGAATGGGAATAAACATATAGTCTCTTTATTACTTGACAATGGAGCCAATTGTGAAATAACGATAGAAGGAAAAACTTCAATAGTACTAGCTGAAGAATTGAATTATTATGATATTGCTGATTTGCTGATCGAAAAACGGGGACGTCTTAAACAGTGGTTAAGGACATTTGGATGGTTAATGTCTTTGTATTCAAAAGTCAATAGTACTGTCTGA